A region from the Eulemur rufifrons isolate Redbay chromosome 21, OSU_ERuf_1, whole genome shotgun sequence genome encodes:
- the ANAPC7 gene encoding anaphase-promoting complex subunit 7 isoform X4 — protein MTMNVIQTVPNLDWLSVWIKAYAFVHTGDNSRAINTICSLEKKSLLRDNVDLLGSLADLYFRAGDNKNSVLKFEQAQMLDPYLIKGMDVYGYLLAREGRLEDVENLGCRLFNISDQHAEPWVVSGCHSFYSKRYSRALYLGAKAIQLNSNSVQALLLKGAALRNMGRVQEAIIHFREAIRLAPCRLDCYEGLIECYLASNSIREAMVMANNVYKTLGANAQTLTLLATVCLEDPVTQEKAKTLLDKALTQRPDYIKAVVKKAELLSREQKYEDGIALLRNALANQSDCVLHRILGDFLVAVNEYQEAMDQYSIALSLDPNDQKSLEGMQKMEKEESPTDATQEEDVDDMEGSGEEGDLEGSDSEAAQWADQEQWFGMQ, from the exons TTCACTAGAGAAAAAGTCCTTATTGCGAGATAACGTGGACCTACTGGGAAGCTTAGCTGACCTGTACTTCAGAGCTGGAGACAATAAGAACTCTGTCCTCAAGTTTGAACAGGCACAGATGTTGGATCCTTATCTGATAAAAG GAATGGATGTGTATGGCTACCTGCTGGCACGAGAAGGGCGGCTGGAGGATGTGGAGAACCTTGGCTGCCGCCTTTTCAATATTTCCGACCAGCATGCAGAACCGTGGGTGGTCTCTGG gtgtCACAGCTTCTATAGCAAACGCTATTCTCGGGCCCTCTATTTGGGAGCCAAAGCCATTCAGCTGAATAGTAATAGTGTTCAAGCTTTGCTACTTAAGGGAGCGGCGCTTAGGAACATGGGCAGAGTCCAAGAAGCAATAATACATTTTCGGGAGGCCATACGGCTTGCACCTTGTCGCTTAGATTGTTACGAAG GTCTCATCGAATGTTACTTAGCCTCCAACAGTATTCGGGAAGCAATGGTGATGGCTAACAACGTTTACAAAACTCTAGGAGCCAATGCACAGACCCTTACCCTTTTAGCCACTGTTTGTCTTGAAGACCCCGTGACACAGGAGAAAGCCAAAACTTTATTAGATAAAGCCCTGACCCAAAGGCCGGATTACATTAAGGCTGTGGTGAAAAAAGCAGAACTACTTA gcagaGAACAGAAATATGAAGATGGAATTGCTTTGCTGAGGAATGCACTGGCTAATCAGAGTGACTGTGTCCTACATCGGATCCTTGGAGATTTCCTTGTAGCTGTCAATGAGTATCAGGAAGCAATGGACCAGTATAGTATAGCACTAAG TTTGGACCCCAATGACCAGAAGTCTCTAGAGGGGATGCAGaagatggagaaggaggagagtCCCACGGATGCCACTCAGGAGGAGGATGTGGACGACATggaagggagtggggaagaaGGGGACCTGGAGGGCAGCGACAGTGAGGCGGCCCAGTGGGCTGACCAGGAGCAGTGGTTCGGCATGCAGTGA